One genomic window of Desulfovibrio aminophilus DSM 12254 includes the following:
- the glmS gene encoding glutamine--fructose-6-phosphate transaminase (isomerizing), whose protein sequence is MCGIIGYSGHRPAVPLIVEGLRRLEYRGYDSAGVGFVQAGELSVIRAPGKLGELEKKLARQNVFQATAGIGHTRWATHGVPNEANAHPHRDNSGKIALIHNGIIENYLELKKELAAKGYTFSSQTDTEVLANLISEGLKEKGDLTKALSWALSRADGAWAIAVIHQDMPGVIHAARRSSPLVMGIGTGENFVASDIPAFLPYTREVVFLDDGDLVRIDADSWEVFDAATLAPREKKVQHIAWDVQSAQKGGHKHFMIKEIFEQPKVIADCLVGRVDHEANLVDLPEIEALGVPERLHIVACGTSFHAGLWGMYLLEKWAKIPVQVEIASEFRYRGPILDKKGVVLAISQSGETADTLAGIRLAKEQGLPVIGLCNVVGSSVARESDYVMYTQAGPEISVASTKAMCSQLTSMLLLALYWGRRSGALDQDTAARCVRELAMLPQLLEKELPGMREQAQRLSRLHAEATSFLYLGRDACYPLALEGALKLKEISYIHAEGYAAGEMKHGPIALIDPKFPTFAMALDDELFPKVKSNLVEVQARGGTIIALVNPGLDAGVDHSWVLPKAFGPLNSFLALPALQLFAYEMADYLGKDVDQPRNLAKSVTVE, encoded by the coding sequence ATGTGCGGAATCATCGGATACAGCGGCCACCGTCCCGCCGTGCCCCTCATCGTCGAGGGCCTGCGGCGGCTCGAATACCGTGGATACGACTCGGCGGGCGTGGGATTCGTCCAGGCCGGGGAGCTTTCCGTCATCCGCGCCCCGGGCAAGCTCGGGGAGCTGGAGAAGAAGCTCGCCCGGCAGAACGTGTTCCAGGCCACCGCGGGCATCGGCCACACCCGCTGGGCCACCCACGGCGTGCCCAACGAGGCCAACGCCCACCCCCACCGCGACAACTCCGGCAAGATCGCCCTGATCCACAACGGCATCATCGAGAACTACCTGGAGCTGAAGAAGGAGCTCGCGGCCAAGGGCTACACCTTCTCCTCCCAGACCGACACCGAGGTGCTGGCCAACCTCATCTCCGAGGGCCTCAAGGAGAAGGGCGACCTGACCAAGGCCCTGTCCTGGGCCCTGTCCCGCGCCGACGGCGCCTGGGCCATCGCGGTCATCCACCAGGACATGCCCGGCGTGATCCACGCCGCCCGGCGCTCCAGCCCCCTGGTCATGGGCATCGGCACGGGCGAGAACTTCGTGGCCTCGGACATCCCGGCCTTCCTGCCCTACACCCGCGAGGTGGTCTTCCTGGACGACGGCGACCTCGTGCGCATCGACGCCGACTCCTGGGAGGTCTTCGACGCCGCCACCCTGGCCCCGCGCGAGAAGAAGGTCCAGCACATCGCCTGGGACGTGCAGTCGGCCCAGAAGGGCGGCCACAAGCACTTCATGATCAAGGAGATCTTCGAGCAGCCCAAGGTCATCGCGGACTGCCTGGTCGGCCGCGTGGACCACGAGGCCAACCTCGTGGACCTGCCCGAGATCGAGGCCCTGGGCGTGCCCGAGCGCCTGCACATCGTGGCCTGCGGCACCTCCTTCCACGCCGGGCTCTGGGGCATGTACCTCCTGGAGAAATGGGCCAAGATCCCGGTCCAGGTGGAGATCGCCTCCGAGTTCCGCTACCGGGGGCCCATCCTGGACAAGAAGGGCGTGGTCCTGGCCATCTCCCAGTCCGGCGAGACCGCCGACACCCTGGCGGGCATCCGCTTGGCCAAGGAGCAGGGCCTGCCGGTCATCGGCCTGTGCAACGTGGTCGGCTCCAGCGTGGCCCGCGAGTCGGACTACGTCATGTACACCCAGGCCGGGCCCGAGATCAGCGTGGCCTCCACCAAGGCCATGTGCAGCCAGCTCACCTCCATGCTCCTGCTGGCCCTCTACTGGGGCCGCCGCTCCGGGGCCCTGGATCAGGACACCGCCGCCCGCTGCGTGCGCGAACTGGCCATGCTGCCCCAGCTCCTGGAGAAGGAGCTGCCCGGGATGCGCGAACAGGCACAGCGCCTCTCGCGGCTGCACGCCGAGGCCACGAGCTTCCTCTATCTCGGCCGGGACGCCTGCTATCCCCTGGCCCTGGAGGGCGCGCTCAAGCTCAAGGAGATCTCCTACATCCACGCCGAGGGCTACGCCGCGGGCGAAATGAAGCACGGCCCCATCGCGCTCATCGACCCCAAGTTCCCGACCTTCGCCATGGCCCTGGACGACGAGCTGTTCCCCAAGGTCAAGTCCAACCTCGTGGAGGTCCAGGCGCGCGGCGGCACGATCATCGCCCTGGTCAACCCGGGCCTGGACGCGGGCGTGGACCACTCCTGGGTCCTGCCCAAGGCCTTCGGCCCCCTGAACTCCTTCCTGGCCCTGCCCGCGCTCCAGCTCTTCGCCTACGAGATGGCCGACTACCTGGGCAAGGACGTGGACCAGCCCCGCAACTTGGCCAAGAGCGTGACCGTGGAATAG
- a CDS encoding M15 family metallopeptidase yields the protein LQNGQEALAFLETGAAGEYRAKARLENTLELPDWPNGLDVPGWPGEMPALGRLQPVKLRGLKKNTLLDVEFTERLRRFEELNRQDGISVIYTQGFRTTNKQKEIKDKPNENPVATPGNSLHEAGRAVDISWDKLTPTERVRVVQNAKKVGIAWGGDFKTQKDNVHFYREVPNPGNDRSEFIKRAQEAYEKPPR from the coding sequence CTACAGAACGGCCAAGAGGCTCTCGCCTTTCTGGAAACCGGCGCAGCCGGCGAGTACCGGGCAAAGGCGCGGCTGGAGAACACGCTGGAGCTGCCCGACTGGCCGAACGGGCTTGATGTGCCTGGTTGGCCGGGTGAAATGCCCGCGTTGGGACGGCTCCAACCGGTTAAGCTCAGAGGACTGAAAAAAAACACGCTGCTGGATGTGGAGTTCACGGAACGACTGCGCAGGTTCGAGGAACTCAATCGCCAGGATGGGATAAGCGTCATTTATACACAGGGATTCCGCACTACGAACAAGCAAAAAGAGATCAAGGACAAGCCGAATGAAAACCCTGTCGCGACTCCCGGCAACAGCCTGCATGAAGCTGGACGCGCTGTGGATATCAGCTGGGACAAGCTGACACCCACGGAAAGAGTGCGCGTTGTACAGAACGCGAAAAAAGTCGGCATCGCCTGGGGCGGGGATTTCAAGACCCAGAAAGACAACGTCCATTTTTATCGGGAAGTTCCAAATCCCGGAAACGATCGTTCCGAATTCATCAAGCGGGCTCAGGAAGCATACGAAAAACCGCCGAGGTAA
- a CDS encoding BMP family ABC transporter substrate-binding protein, with translation MPRIAPHRRPILLLLAFFCLFSAGPRPTPASASEPVRAAFIHVKDARDQGWTAAHHQGVEAMKRRLGEAVQVESVENVDTPAQAETVLRALAARDFDIIFATSLVHAGATEKVAREYPGVRFMQCSGRRVGSNLGAYTARLEQAEYLAGYAAGLMGFRAAGTVATLPEPEVVRGINAFTLGLLRGLAESGAAHDPSRVNDVLWLDAWSDPPREYSLALDLVGWGRDLVRQMGDTPESSRAACSKNVPAVGRGLDVTVLGAPCALTSTVFNWCRVYEAQVRAVREGIWRPMRHSGGIREGVVDLAPFGSWVPSAVRGKVLAERARMLLGEDRSFAGPVTDQAGTVRIPAGRSASAEELAAMDWFVRGVRCASFR, from the coding sequence ATGCCCAGGATCGCCCCCCACCGCCGACCGATCCTGCTCCTGCTGGCCTTCTTCTGCCTGTTTTCCGCCGGACCGCGGCCCACGCCCGCCTCGGCCTCCGAGCCCGTGCGCGCGGCCTTCATCCATGTGAAGGACGCGCGGGACCAGGGCTGGACCGCGGCCCACCACCAGGGAGTGGAGGCCATGAAACGCCGCCTGGGCGAGGCCGTGCAGGTGGAGAGCGTCGAAAACGTGGACACCCCGGCCCAGGCCGAAACGGTTCTCCGCGCCCTCGCCGCGCGGGACTTCGACATCATCTTCGCCACCTCCCTGGTCCACGCCGGGGCCACGGAAAAGGTCGCCCGGGAGTATCCGGGAGTGCGCTTCATGCAATGCTCGGGACGGCGCGTGGGGTCCAACCTGGGCGCCTACACCGCCCGCCTGGAACAGGCCGAATATCTGGCGGGCTACGCCGCCGGACTGATGGGCTTCCGCGCCGCGGGCACGGTGGCCACCCTGCCCGAGCCGGAGGTGGTGCGCGGGATCAACGCCTTCACCCTGGGGCTGTTGCGCGGGTTGGCGGAATCCGGCGCGGCCCACGACCCGTCCAGGGTCAACGACGTGCTCTGGCTGGACGCCTGGAGCGACCCGCCGCGCGAATACTCCCTGGCCCTGGACCTGGTGGGCTGGGGCCGCGACCTCGTGCGCCAGATGGGCGACACCCCGGAGTCCTCCCGCGCGGCCTGTTCCAAGAACGTCCCCGCCGTGGGCCGGGGCCTGGACGTGACCGTCCTGGGCGCGCCCTGCGCCCTGACCTCCACGGTCTTCAACTGGTGTCGGGTCTACGAGGCCCAGGTGCGGGCCGTGCGCGAGGGGATCTGGCGGCCGATGCGGCACTCCGGCGGCATCCGGGAAGGCGTGGTGGATCTGGCGCCGTTCGGGAGCTGGGTGCCGTCGGCCGTGCGCGGAAAGGTGCTGGCCGAACGGGCGCGGATGCTCCTGGGCGAAGACCGTTCCTTCGCCGGGCCCGTGACGGATCAGGCCGGAACCGTGCGCATCCCGGCGGGCCGCTCGGCCTCGGCCGAGGAACTCGCCGCCATGGACTGGTTCGTGCGCGGGGTGCGCTGCGCCTCGTTCCGCTAG
- a CDS encoding cell division protein ZapA: MPRYTLTLLGLEITFKTDADNGRIEAARTLIEDRFAELVRNGGNISKEKLLTFLALGLADDYLESESKLRRLEARISGMLEKTPGR; the protein is encoded by the coding sequence ATGCCGCGATACACGCTGACCCTGCTCGGCCTCGAGATCACCTTCAAGACCGATGCGGACAATGGCCGCATCGAAGCCGCCCGGACGCTCATCGAAGACCGCTTCGCGGAACTGGTGCGCAACGGCGGCAATATCAGCAAGGAAAAGTTGCTGACGTTCCTGGCCCTCGGCTTGGCGGACGACTATCTCGAGTCCGAGTCCAAACTGAGGCGGCTGGAAGCCCGAATCAGCGGGATGCTGGAGAAAACGCCGGGACGCTGA
- a CDS encoding response regulator produces MLQLLKDTPQDEEQRECTQTALDSGRHLLTILNDVLDFSQMEAGALSLVIEPLDVPLVLSSVEKLFGPVCRNRGLVFEVHADPDLPRPLLGDPARLRQVLFNLAGNAVKFTETGFVRIEAYPLPPTRPGEARVFFTISDSGVGIPDDRLGDIFEPFTQVDGTLTRRHQGTGLGLSIVKRLVTLMGGNVAIESELGVGTSVHFCIRAEAASRPWRPAMPAAPEVQPRRALRVLVAEDDAINRTLAARFLEKLGHVAIQAENGRRAMDILRQERVDCVLMDVQMPVLDGIAATRIIRSDPDLGDKARVPIVALTAHAMLGDRERCLEAGMDGYLSKPLDLEDLRTALRKHCSETSASRNH; encoded by the coding sequence ATGCTCCAGCTCCTCAAGGACACGCCCCAGGACGAAGAGCAGCGGGAATGCACCCAGACGGCCCTGGACTCGGGCCGCCACCTGCTGACCATCCTCAACGACGTGCTGGACTTCTCCCAGATGGAGGCCGGAGCCCTCTCCCTGGTCATCGAGCCCCTGGACGTGCCCCTGGTGCTGTCCTCGGTGGAGAAGCTCTTCGGGCCGGTCTGCCGCAACCGGGGCCTGGTCTTCGAGGTCCACGCCGATCCGGATCTGCCCAGGCCCCTGCTGGGCGACCCGGCACGGCTGCGGCAGGTGCTCTTCAACCTGGCGGGCAACGCCGTGAAGTTCACGGAGACCGGCTTCGTGCGCATCGAGGCCTACCCCCTGCCGCCCACCCGGCCGGGCGAGGCCCGCGTCTTCTTCACCATCTCGGACTCCGGCGTGGGCATCCCGGACGACCGGCTGGGCGACATCTTCGAACCCTTCACCCAGGTGGACGGCACCCTCACCCGCCGCCACCAGGGCACGGGCCTGGGCCTGTCCATCGTCAAGCGTCTGGTGACGCTCATGGGCGGCAACGTGGCCATCGAGAGCGAACTGGGCGTGGGCACCTCGGTACACTTCTGCATCCGGGCCGAGGCCGCCTCCCGACCCTGGCGGCCCGCCATGCCCGCCGCGCCGGAAGTCCAACCCCGGCGGGCGCTGCGCGTGCTCGTGGCCGAGGACGACGCCATCAACCGCACCCTGGCCGCGCGCTTCCTGGAAAAGCTCGGGCACGTGGCCATCCAGGCCGAGAACGGCCGCCGGGCCATGGACATCCTGCGCCAGGAGCGCGTCGACTGCGTGCTCATGGACGTGCAGATGCCGGTGCTGGACGGCATCGCCGCCACCCGCATCATCCGCTCGGACCCGGACCTGGGCGACAAGGCCCGGGTGCCGATCGTCGCCCTCACGGCCCACGCCATGCTCGGGGACCGCGAACGCTGCCTGGAGGCGGGCATGGACGGCTACCTCTCCAAGCCCCTGGACCTGGAAGACCTCAGGACCGCCCTGCGCAAACACTGCTCCGAGACGTCGGCCTCGCGGAATCATTGA
- the glmU gene encoding bifunctional UDP-N-acetylglucosamine diphosphorylase/glucosamine-1-phosphate N-acetyltransferase GlmU — MPHHDAAALVLAAGKGTRMHSDKPKVLHTLLNEPMLGYVFAALEPLFGPAVLTVVGFGADQVRRAYPGREATFVTQTEQLGTGHALQTALGALRKLGRAHCLVVNGDTPLLESDAVERFLAESAGADVAFATITPEHPGAFGRVIRDADDRVTAIVEAKDLDPTKHGDPREVNAGVYFLRLEAVTPLLDRLTNANKSGEYYITDLIGLAREAGLSVEGVRCGDDVNLMGINSPLELAEAEEHLRRRILRGWQARGVLIHRPELVSVGPGVKLEPGCELRGPCELYGTTSVARGAKVGSHCVLTDSSVAENALVREFCHLEQAQVGPECQVGPYARLRPGAVLEQAARVGNFVEMKKATLRKGAKANHLTYLGDAEVGEKANVGAGTITCNYDGKNKFRTEIGAGAFIGSNTALVAPVTVGENALVGAGSVITKDVPAGELAIARGRQTNMKRRNKAS, encoded by the coding sequence ATGCCGCATCACGACGCAGCCGCCCTGGTTCTTGCCGCGGGCAAGGGCACGCGCATGCATTCGGACAAGCCCAAGGTCCTGCACACGCTTCTGAACGAGCCCATGCTCGGCTATGTTTTCGCGGCCCTGGAGCCGCTGTTCGGCCCGGCCGTGCTCACGGTGGTGGGCTTCGGCGCGGATCAGGTCCGCCGGGCCTATCCCGGGCGCGAGGCGACCTTCGTGACCCAGACCGAACAGCTCGGCACGGGCCACGCGCTCCAGACCGCGCTCGGCGCGCTGCGCAAGCTGGGCCGGGCGCACTGCCTGGTGGTCAACGGCGACACCCCGCTGCTGGAGTCGGACGCAGTGGAGCGCTTCCTGGCCGAGAGCGCGGGCGCGGACGTGGCCTTCGCCACCATCACGCCCGAACACCCCGGGGCCTTCGGCCGGGTCATCCGCGACGCGGACGACCGGGTCACGGCCATCGTGGAGGCCAAGGATCTCGACCCGACGAAGCACGGCGACCCCCGGGAGGTCAACGCGGGCGTGTATTTCCTGCGCCTGGAGGCGGTGACGCCGCTGCTGGACAGGCTGACCAACGCCAACAAGAGCGGCGAGTACTACATCACGGACCTCATCGGACTGGCCCGCGAGGCCGGGCTCTCGGTGGAGGGCGTGCGCTGCGGCGACGACGTGAACCTCATGGGCATCAACTCGCCCCTGGAGCTGGCCGAGGCCGAGGAACATCTCCGGCGGCGCATCCTGCGCGGCTGGCAGGCGCGGGGCGTGCTCATCCACCGGCCGGAGCTGGTGAGCGTGGGCCCGGGGGTGAAGCTGGAGCCCGGCTGCGAGCTGCGCGGCCCCTGCGAGCTGTACGGGACCACGAGCGTGGCCCGGGGCGCGAAGGTGGGCTCGCACTGCGTGCTGACGGATTCGAGCGTGGCCGAAAACGCCCTGGTGCGCGAGTTCTGCCACCTGGAGCAGGCCCAGGTGGGGCCGGAGTGCCAGGTGGGGCCGTATGCCCGGCTGCGTCCGGGCGCGGTGCTGGAGCAGGCCGCGCGGGTGGGCAACTTCGTGGAGATGAAGAAGGCGACCCTGCGCAAGGGGGCCAAGGCCAACCACCTGACCTACCTGGGCGACGCCGAGGTGGGCGAGAAGGCCAACGTGGGCGCGGGAACCATCACCTGCAACTACGACGGGAAAAACAAGTTCCGCACCGAGATCGGGGCCGGGGCCTTCATCGGCTCGAACACGGCCCTGGTGGCGCCGGTGACCGTGGGCGAGAACGCCTTGGTGGGAGCCGGTTCGGTGATCACCAAGGACGTGCCCGCCGGAGAGCTGGCCATCGCCCGCGGACGACAGACGAACATGAAGCGACGCAACAAGGCGTCTTGA
- a CDS encoding PAS domain S-box protein, translating into MPRRATPLLILLLLTALLSALAGVCRAGDSALAGKTVRVAVLKSFPPMYDIDENGFPDGFAPEVIRRVLAKAGLTPLWVQEDDWNGLVKAVSEGRADLTALSPTPERAKILDFGKPFLTSPPVLLVRSEGSGIRDFTDMAGKTLALMRGSILPPALGGLPGLRVVQGLGMEQNLFALLAGEVDAVLAGKLELQHMIQRIGMEHMVRFAPGPDVEYKRSLAVAKGDAALSARLDPLVEELVRSPEYQDLIERWYGKPVPFWTLERLGWTLGGGFALALFGLWLWHYRRVLRLNRRLGESLAAAEEAREALRRTGAMLEAVVRASPVSILVLDRQGRVRLWNPAAETITGWSAAEAAGRIPPLVPEDKRKEYQTFIGRVLAGEQLQGVELLRRRKDGVELILSLHAAPLRDAEDRIEGVLGMMLDVTGRKQAEAAHRESEDRLRLALDATRDGIWDWNLETDAVYRSPNDARLLGYVPGEMTSSHDAWARHIHPDDLERVKTAQRRHIEEGAPYEIRYRVLARDGVQRWVFSRGMVVSWDGQGRPLRMVGVHQDVTGQIQIQEELAAANEELAATNEELVQANDELMAEIGRRRQVEDALRQASSAAEAASRTKSEFLANMSHEIRTPLKTACSACSSSSRTRPRTKSSGNAPRRPWTRAATC; encoded by the coding sequence ATGCCGAGACGCGCGACGCCGCTCCTTATCCTCCTGCTCCTGACGGCGCTTCTTTCCGCCCTGGCGGGGGTCTGCCGGGCCGGGGACTCCGCCCTGGCCGGAAAGACCGTGCGCGTGGCCGTGCTGAAAAGCTTCCCGCCCATGTACGACATCGACGAAAACGGCTTTCCCGACGGTTTCGCCCCGGAGGTGATCCGCCGGGTGCTGGCCAAGGCCGGGCTGACCCCGCTCTGGGTCCAGGAGGACGACTGGAACGGGCTGGTGAAAGCGGTGAGCGAGGGCCGGGCCGACCTCACGGCCCTGTCCCCCACGCCGGAGCGGGCCAAAATCCTGGACTTCGGCAAACCCTTCCTGACCTCACCGCCGGTGCTCCTGGTGCGTTCCGAAGGCTCGGGCATCCGGGACTTCACGGACATGGCCGGGAAGACCCTGGCCCTCATGCGCGGCAGCATCCTGCCCCCGGCCCTGGGCGGGCTGCCTGGCCTGCGCGTGGTGCAGGGCCTGGGCATGGAGCAGAACCTCTTCGCCCTCCTGGCCGGGGAGGTGGACGCCGTGCTGGCCGGAAAGTTGGAGCTGCAGCACATGATCCAGCGCATCGGCATGGAGCACATGGTGCGCTTCGCGCCCGGGCCGGACGTGGAATACAAGCGTTCCCTGGCCGTGGCCAAGGGCGACGCCGCCCTGTCGGCGCGGCTGGACCCCCTGGTGGAGGAACTGGTGCGCTCGCCCGAATACCAGGACCTGATCGAGCGCTGGTACGGCAAGCCCGTTCCCTTCTGGACCCTGGAACGCCTGGGCTGGACCCTGGGCGGCGGCTTCGCCCTGGCCCTGTTCGGCCTCTGGCTCTGGCACTACCGCCGCGTCCTGCGCCTGAACCGGCGTCTGGGCGAAAGCCTGGCCGCGGCCGAGGAGGCCCGCGAGGCCCTGCGTCGCACCGGAGCCATGCTCGAGGCCGTGGTCCGGGCCTCGCCCGTGTCCATCCTGGTGCTCGACCGCCAGGGCCGGGTGCGGCTCTGGAACCCGGCCGCCGAGACCATCACCGGCTGGAGCGCGGCCGAGGCCGCCGGGCGGATTCCCCCCCTGGTCCCGGAGGACAAGCGGAAGGAATACCAGACGTTCATCGGGCGGGTTCTGGCCGGGGAACAGCTCCAGGGCGTGGAACTGCTCCGGCGGCGCAAGGACGGCGTGGAGCTGATCCTCTCCCTGCACGCCGCCCCCCTGCGGGACGCCGAGGACCGGATCGAGGGCGTGCTGGGCATGATGCTCGACGTCACCGGCCGCAAACAGGCCGAGGCCGCGCACCGGGAAAGCGAGGACCGGCTGCGCCTGGCCCTGGACGCCACCCGCGACGGCATCTGGGACTGGAACCTGGAGACCGACGCGGTCTACCGCAGCCCCAACGACGCGCGCCTCCTGGGCTACGTCCCGGGAGAGATGACTTCCAGCCACGATGCGTGGGCCCGGCACATTCATCCCGACGACCTGGAGCGCGTGAAGACGGCCCAGCGGCGACACATCGAGGAGGGCGCACCCTACGAGATCCGCTACCGGGTGCTCGCCCGCGACGGCGTCCAGCGCTGGGTCTTCTCGCGCGGCATGGTCGTCTCCTGGGACGGCCAGGGCAGGCCCTTGCGCATGGTCGGCGTACACCAGGACGTCACCGGCCAGATCCAGATCCAGGAGGAACTGGCCGCCGCCAACGAGGAACTGGCCGCCACCAACGAGGAGCTGGTCCAGGCCAACGACGAACTCATGGCCGAGATCGGCCGCCGCCGCCAGGTGGAGGACGCCCTGCGCCAGGCGAGCTCCGCCGCCGAGGCCGCCAGCAGGACCAAGAGCGAGTTCCTGGCCAACATGAGCCACGAGATCCGCACCCCGCTCAAAACGGCATGCTCGGCATGCTCCAGCTCCTCAAGGACACGCCCCAGGACGAAGAGCAGCGGGAATGCACCCAGACGGCCCTGGACTCGGGCCGCCACCTGCTGA
- a CDS encoding tlde1 domain-containing protein, producing the protein MPDWPNEGNVFPGGTGGEQGEDEKKLPPPSAEKPPLFWSQSKGTLIDEKDRLWGKGHAGQGQCKNNPDCEGIPNHGPVSCGNWRMVLLTKQEAQEKHLTWPVFRLVPADEETRRRAKALHREPFSFLIHGARRDGREASKGCIILDKPTRESLIPLDGSVIHVIP; encoded by the coding sequence TTGCCGGATTGGCCGAACGAGGGGAATGTCTTCCCTGGAGGAACCGGCGGGGAGCAGGGTGAGGATGAAAAGAAGCTTCCTCCGCCATCCGCAGAAAAGCCTCCGTTGTTTTGGTCGCAGAGCAAAGGAACCCTGATAGATGAAAAGGATCGTCTTTGGGGAAAAGGTCACGCGGGGCAAGGACAGTGCAAGAACAATCCGGATTGCGAAGGGATACCCAACCACGGCCCTGTTTCATGCGGGAACTGGCGGATGGTGTTGCTGACCAAGCAAGAGGCGCAAGAGAAACATCTGACCTGGCCGGTGTTTCGTCTCGTCCCCGCCGACGAGGAAACCAGACGCAGGGCCAAGGCGTTGCACCGTGAACCGTTTTCATTTCTCATTCATGGAGCGCGGAGAGATGGGAGAGAAGCGTCGAAGGGATGCATCATTTTGGACAAACCAACGCGCGAATCATTGATTCCGCTGGATGGGAGCGTCATTCATGTCATTCCGTGA
- a CDS encoding tlde1 domain-containing protein, with product MIWSQSKGTLTDQDGNPLGNGYSGKGKPGEKGAGRNDPGREGEENVGPIPRGNWTIEVVDSDEYVGRLAPPVIRLKPDAATRARVKAMGRDPDSFLIHGNNRDNDASKGCIVLNKPTRDMLAKSEGAVIHVQK from the coding sequence CTGATCTGGAGCCAGAGCAAGGGGACGCTGACCGATCAGGATGGGAATCCTCTGGGCAACGGCTACTCCGGCAAGGGCAAACCCGGGGAAAAGGGCGCGGGCCGCAACGACCCGGGCCGTGAGGGCGAGGAGAATGTCGGCCCCATTCCACGCGGGAACTGGACGATCGAAGTGGTTGATTCCGATGAATACGTAGGGCGATTGGCGCCGCCGGTCATCCGCCTGAAACCAGACGCGGCGACCCGCGCGCGGGTCAAGGCCATGGGCCGCGACCCCGACAGCTTCCTGATTCACGGAAACAACCGGGACAACGACGCCTCCAAAGGGTGCATCGTTCTCAATAAGCCAACGCGGGATATGTTGGCGAAAAGTGAAGGAGCCGTCATCCATGTCCAAAAATAA
- the rny gene encoding ribonuclease Y produces the protein MITSILMAGAAAVIGVATGFALNAYIANKRNDDARGLAERIVEEARKEAEAMKKEIRLQAQDEVFHLKKEQEAEFKSRDHDLKRQESRLQEKEERLESKLEKLAQKESEVIELQKKLITQEKNLEEMTGEIESKAEEQERMLQEISGLTREEAKERLLTEIESKTRHEAAKMVRLIETEAREVAAKKSKEILSLAIQRYAGDYVSEQTVTAVTLPSEDMKGRIIGREGRNIRALEAATGVDLIIDDTPETVVLSAYSPLKREVAKQALERLIHDGRIHPARIEDIVRKVEQEMDVKLREIGEQATFDVGVHGIHPELVRLLGQLHYRTSFSQNVLQHSLEVAFLCGVMAAELGLDEKKAKRAGLLHDIGKAVDHEVEGPHAVIGADLAKKHGEQEDIIHAIAAHHADVPPQSILANLVQAADALSGARPGARKELLENYVKRLEELEGLATGFDGVTKAYAIQAGREIRVMVDADRVSDDETHLLVKDIAEKIENNMTYPGQIRVTVIREKRAVGYAK, from the coding sequence ATGATCACTTCCATCCTCATGGCCGGGGCCGCCGCCGTCATCGGCGTGGCCACCGGTTTCGCCCTCAACGCATACATCGCCAACAAACGCAACGACGACGCCCGGGGACTGGCCGAACGCATCGTGGAGGAGGCCCGCAAGGAGGCCGAGGCCATGAAGAAGGAGATCCGTCTCCAGGCCCAGGACGAGGTCTTCCACCTGAAGAAGGAACAGGAGGCCGAGTTCAAGAGCCGGGACCACGACCTGAAACGCCAGGAGTCGCGCCTCCAGGAGAAGGAGGAGCGCCTCGAAAGCAAGCTGGAGAAGCTGGCCCAGAAGGAGTCCGAGGTCATCGAGCTGCAGAAGAAGCTCATCACCCAGGAGAAGAACCTGGAGGAGATGACCGGCGAGATCGAGTCCAAGGCCGAGGAGCAGGAACGCATGCTCCAGGAGATTTCCGGCCTGACCCGCGAGGAGGCCAAGGAGCGCCTGCTCACGGAGATCGAGTCCAAGACCCGCCACGAGGCCGCCAAGATGGTCCGGCTCATCGAGACCGAGGCCCGCGAGGTGGCCGCCAAGAAGTCCAAGGAAATCCTCTCCCTGGCCATCCAGCGCTACGCGGGCGACTACGTCTCGGAGCAGACCGTCACGGCCGTGACCCTGCCCTCCGAGGACATGAAGGGCCGGATCATCGGCCGCGAGGGCCGCAACATCCGCGCCCTGGAGGCCGCCACCGGCGTGGATCTGATCATCGACGACACCCCGGAGACCGTGGTGCTCTCGGCCTACAGCCCGCTCAAGCGCGAGGTGGCCAAGCAGGCCCTGGAGCGGCTCATCCATGACGGCCGCATCCACCCGGCGCGCATCGAGGACATCGTGCGCAAGGTCGAGCAGGAGATGGACGTCAAGCTGCGGGAGATCGGCGAGCAGGCCACCTTCGACGTGGGCGTGCACGGCATCCATCCCGAACTCGTCCGCCTGCTGGGCCAGCTGCACTACCGCACGAGCTTCTCCCAGAACGTGCTCCAGCACTCCCTGGAAGTGGCCTTCCTCTGCGGCGTGATGGCCGCCGAGCTGGGCCTGGACGAGAAGAAGGCCAAGCGCGCGGGCCTGCTGCACGACATCGGCAAGGCCGTGGACCACGAGGTCGAGGGCCCGCACGCGGTCATCGGCGCGGACCTGGCCAAGAAGCACGGCGAGCAGGAGGACATCATCCACGCCATCGCCGCCCACCACGCCGACGTGCCGCCCCAGAGCATCCTGGCCAACCTCGTGCAGGCCGCCGACGCCCTCTCGGGAGCCCGGCCCGGCGCGCGCAAGGAGCTGCTGGAGAACTACGTCAAGCGCCTGGAGGAGCTGGAAGGCCTGGCCACCGGCTTCGACGGCGTGACCAAGGCCTACGCCATCCAGGCCGGACGCGAGATCCGCGTCATGGTCGACGCCGACCGGGTGAGCGACGACGAGACCCACCTGCTGGTCAAGGACATCGCCGAGAAGATCGAGAACAACATGACCTATCCCGGCCAGATCCGGGTCACGGTCATCCGCGAGAAACGCGCCGTGGGCTACGCCAAGTAG